A genome region from Nycticebus coucang isolate mNycCou1 chromosome 22, mNycCou1.pri, whole genome shotgun sequence includes the following:
- the PIGV gene encoding GPI mannosyltransferase 2 isoform X1 yields the protein MWPLDPSRKEVLRFAVSCRVLTLVLQAVFNAVIPDHHAEAFSPPRLAPSGSVDQLVEGLLGGLSRWDAEHFLFIAEHGYLYEHNFAFFPGFPLSLLMVTELLRPLRGFLSLRSCLLISVALLNSLFSVLAAVALHDLGCLVLHCPHQAFYAALLFCLSPANVFLAAGYSEALFALLTFSAMGQLERGRVWTSGFLFALATGVRSNGLVSVGFLMHSQCQGFFCSLTVLNPLRQFLKLIISLFLSVLTLGLPFALFQYYAYTLFCLPSLAHPIPDPLVQLAMDKGYRIAEGNKPPWCSWDLPVIYSYIQDVYWNVGFLKYYELRQVPNFLLATPVAILVAWATWTYVTTHPWLCLTLGLQRSKSSKTPEKPDPGFLSPQVFVYLIHAAVLLLFGGLCMHVQVLTRFLGSSTPIVYWFPAHLLQDQEPLLRSLETVPRKPPAGQKVPRNPITGLLYNWKTCSSVTRYILGYFLSYWLLGLLLHCNFLPWT from the exons GCCGTCTTTAATGCTGTGATCCCAGATCACCATGCAGAAGCTTTCTCTCCTCCTCGCCTGGCCCCTTCAGGCTCTGTGGACCAACTTGTGGAAGGTCTCCTAGGGGGTCTGTCTCGCTGGGATGCTGAACACTTCCTGTTCATTGCTGAGCATGGGTACCTATATGAGCACAACTTTGCCTTCTTTCCTGGTTTTCCCTTGTCCCTGCTTATGGTGACTGAACTGCTGAGACCCTTGCGGGGGTTCCTGAGCCTCCGGAGTTGCCTGCTGATTTCAGTAGCGTTGCTCAATTCCTTGTTCTCTGTGCTGGCAGCAGTCGCACTTCATGACCTAGGTTGTCTGGTTTTGCACTGTCCCCACCAGGCCTTTTATGCAGCACtgctcttctgcctcagccctgcCAATGTCTTCCTGGCAGCTGGTTACTCAGAAGCTTTGTTTGCCCTCCTGACATTCAGTGCCATGGGGCAGCTGGAGAGGGGCCGAGtctggactagtggattcctctttGCCCTTGCCACTGGTGTACGCTCCAATGGGCTAGTCAGTGTTGGCTTCCTTATGCATTCTCAGTGTCAAggctttttctgttctcttacaGTGCTGAATCCCCTGAGACAGTTCTTAAAGCTGATCATCTCTCTGTTTCTGTCAGTGCTTACACTTGGCCTTCCCTTTGCCCTCTTTCAGTATTATGCCTACACCCTATTCTGTCTGCCCAGCTTGGCTCACCCCATTCCTGACCCCTTGGTACAGTTAGCTATGGACAAGGGCTACCGGATTGCAGAGGGAAATAAGCCACCTTGGTGCTCCTGGGACCTTCCTGTGATATATAGCTATATCCAGGATGTCTATTGGAATGTTGGCTTTTTGAAATACTATGAGCTCAGACAGGTGCCAAATTTTCTGTTGGCTACACCAGTGGCTATACTGGTTGCCTGGGCAACTTGGACATATGTGACCACCCACCCTTGGCTCTGCCTTACACTTGGGCTGCAAAGGAGCAAGAGCAGTAAGACCCCAGAAAAGCCTGATCCTGGATTCCTCAGTCCTCAAGTGTTTGTGTACCTGATCCACGCTGCAGTGTTGCTGCTGTTTGGAGGTCTGTGCATGCATGTTCAG GTTCTTACCAGGTTTTTGGGCTCCTCCACTCCCATAGTGTACTGGTTTCCAGCTCACTTGCTTCAGGATCAAGAGCCACTGTTGAGATCCCTAGAGACTGTGCCTCGGAAGCCTCCTGCAGGACAAAAGGTCCCCAGAAATCCTATCACAGGGCTTTTGTACAACTGGAAGACCTGTTCTTCAGTCACACGATACATTCTAGGTTACTTCTTAAGTTACTGGCTCCTGGGACTACTCCTACATTGCAACTTCCTGCCTTGGACATGA